DNA from Desulfuromonas sp. AOP6:
ACGCCCGCAGTCTGGCGGATATCCGTCAGGCCGACTTCGTCCTGACGCTGGGCTGCGACCCGATCGGGGAAGGCCCCCTTCTCGCCCTGGCCATCCGGCAGGCCGTGCGGGCGGGGGGGCTGGCCGCCAGCATCGACCCCCGTCCCGTCGATCTCTGCTGTCCGGCCGCGCACCTGCCCATGCCGCCCCAGCGCCTGCTTGAGGTGCTGGCGGCGCTGCGCACCAGGGATTTTTCCCGATTTGCCCGTCAGGAAGCAAGCTTCCTCGAAGGGATTGCCAGTCGCCTTGAGCGGGCGCAGCGCCCCGTCATCGCCGCCGGCGCCGATCTGCTTGGTGGTGACGGCGTCCGCGCGCTCTTTCGCACCCTGGCAGCCTTCTCGCCCACCGATCGCTCCTGCGGCGCCTTTGTGCTGCTGGGCGGACCCAACAGCTACGGGGGCGCCTTGCTCTCGCAGGGGGAAGATACGTTCGACCACCACCTGAATGCCATGCTTAACGGCAGCGTCCGGGCCATGGTGTGCCTGGAAACGGATCCTTTCAGCGAGTATCCCGATCCGGCCCGGGCGGGGGCGGCCCTCTCGCGCCTGGAGTATCTCGCCGTTTTCGACTCGCTCCCCACGGTTGCTTCTCGCCATGCCGACCTGCTGCTGCCCACCACGGTAACGGCTGAAGGAGAAGGGATCTTTGTCAACAATGAGGGGCGGCCTCAAGCCTTTCAGCCGGTGTTCTCGGCCGGCCTTTCCCTGCGGGAGACGGGCCAGGGCAAGCACCCGCCGCGTGAATTCACCGAGCCAGGTGCTGACGAGCAGCCCCGGCAGGCCTGGGCCATCCTGGCCGATCTTCTGGGATTGAAGGACTCGCTGACTGCCCTGCGCCATCACCTTGCCACCCAGAATCCCCTGTTCGCGGCCCTAGCCGAACGTCCAGGGGAACGTCTGTCAGCGCCTGCGGCCGCTGTGGCCGAAAGCACCGCCCAGCCGCTGGAGTGTGTGCCAGAAAAGGCCCTGACCCTGATACCTGTCGAATCCCTTTTCGGTTCCGAGTTGCTGGCCAGCCTGTCGACGCCCCTGCAGCTCAGAGACACCGACCCCTATGTGCTGCTCCATACCGAGGATGCCAGGGAGCGCGGCCTGCGCGAAGGAGACCGGGTTCGCCTCTCCTCCTCCCTGGGCCATTTCAGCCTGACTCTGCGCCTTTCTTCCCGGATGGCTCGGGGCGTCGCCCTGGTGCCGCGACGGCGCGGCAGCGGCATCGAGCTGTTGGTACCCGGGGGGCCGCGGCAATACGGCTGGCTGGAAACGGAGCCGGGAGGTCCGCCATGATGGATATGCTGCTGACTCTCGCCCTGATTCTGGTCAAGCTCCTCCTCATCTTTGGCGTCGTTCTGACCCTGGCTGCCTATCTGGTGCTGGCCGAGCGCAAGATCCTCGGACGCCTGCAATTGCGTCACGGCCCCAATCGCGTCGGCCCCTTCGGCCTGTTACAGCCGCTGGCCGACGTCATCAAGCTGCTTACGAAGGAGGACACGATTCCGGCCGGCGCCGACCGGCCCATCTTTCTGCTGGCGCCCGGCCTCACAGCCATCACGGCCCTGCTCGCCTTTGCCGTGGTCCCTTTTTCGCCCCCCATCACCCTTTTCGGCCGTACCGTTCCTATGGTCGTGTGCGATCTGAACATCGGGGTGCTCTACTTTCTCGGCCTATCGTCCCTGGCCGTCTACGGTGTGGCCTTGGGCGGCTGGGCCTCCAATTCCAAATACGCCCTGCTCGGCTCCATTCGCGGCCTGGCCCAGCTCATTTCCTACGAACTGTCCATGGGACTGGCCATCGTGCCGGTGGTGCTGGCCACGCGCTCCTTCTCCCTCACCGATATCGTCATGGCCCAGGCGAACATTCCCTTCGCCCTGGTGCACCCTTTGGCCTTTCTGATATTCTTTATCAGCATGCTGGCGGAATCGAAGCGGGTTCCCTTCGACCTGCCCGAGGCGGAAGCCGAGCTGGTGGCCGGATTTCACACGGAATATTCGGGTATGCGTTTCGGCCTCTTTTTTGTCGGCGAATACATCAACCTCATCATTCTCAGCGCGATGATCACCGTCCTCTTTCTCGGCGGCTGGCATGGCCCTCTGCTGCCGCCGCTGGTTTGGTTCGTCGGAAAAGTTCTGTTCATCTGCTTTATCTTTATTTGGATCAGGGGCTCGTTGCCACGGCTGCGCTACGACCAGCTCATGCACTTCGGCTGGAAGGTGCTGGTGCCCCTGGCCCTGCTGAACGTCCTCGTTACCGGAGCGGTACTGCTCTGGCTGGGAGTCTGACATGTCCCTCTGGCGCGACATCCAGGGTACGCTGCAGCCTTTCTGGGTCACCCTGCGCAATATGATGCGAAAACCGGTAACCCGGCAGTACCCGGAAGAAAAAACCGTTCCGTCTTTCCGCTACCGGGGCCGCCTGGTCCTGACGCGCGATCCCCAGGGTGAGGAGCGCTGCGTCGCCTGCCATATGTGCAGCGCCGCCTGCCCCGTCGACTGCATTTCGATGCAGGCGGCCGAAGCCGAAGATGGCCGCCGCTACGCCGCCTGGTTCCGCATCAACTTCGCCCGCTGCATCTTCTGCGGCCTCTGCACCGAGGCCTGTCCGACCCTGGCCATCCAGATGACGACGGATTACGAGTTCGCCAAGAGAGATCCGCTGCACTTCGTCTATGAGAAAGACGACCTGCTCATCCACGACGGCGGCAAGGATCTCCACTATGATTTTTATCGTCATGCCGGCATCGGCGTGGCCAACCCCCGGGGAAAGAACGCGGACGAATATGGTCCCGTCGACCCCCGCAGCCTGCTGCCCTGAGGTAATCACATCATGGCGACCGCCCTCTTCTACATTTTGGCCCTCACCGCCCTGGCCGCCACGGGCATGTGCATCACCCGGCGCAATCCCGTGCATGCGGTCCTCTACCTGGTCAACGCCTTTTTCGCCCTGGCCCTGCTCTTTTATCTGCTCGGCGCCCCCCTGGTGGCCGCCTGGGAGGTCATCATCTACACCGGGGCGATCATGGTCCTTTTTCTTTTCATCATCATGATGCTCGAACTGGCCCCGGACCAACCCGTGCAGGGGGCAGGCTGGCGTCGCTGGGGACCGGTCGTGCTGCTGTCCGGCGTGCTGCTGAGCTGCACCCTTCTTTTGCTTGGCCTCGACAGCAGCGGTGCCGACGGGTTGCCCCATTTCTATGCTTCACCGCGCACCTTCGGCTACGCCCTGTTCAAGGAATACCCTCTGGCCGTGGAAATCGTCTCTTTCCAGCTGTTGTTCGCGGCGGTGGGCGCCTACTACGTGGGACGCGTCGACAGCAGGAAACAACGTCCCGAAACGGAAAGGGAGGACGCATGATCGTGCCTCTCTCGCATGTGCTCGGCTTTGCCGCCGCCCTCTTTCTCATGGGACTCGCCTGCACCCTGGCGCGGCGCAATCTGATCATGATCCTCATCGGCATCGAGATCATGCTCAACGCCGCCGGTCTGGCCTTTATCGGCGCCGCCGCCTTCTGGCGCCAGGTCGACGGCCAGATTTTTGTCATTTTTCTGATGGCCATGACTTCAGCCGAAGTCGCCATTTCCCTGGCTATGGTCGTCTACCTGCGTCGGCAGAAGACCAGCCTCGAGGCCGACGCTTATGACGGGATGAAGGGATGACCCACTCAACGCTGCTGCTCATACCCCTCGCTCCACTTATAGGGGGGATCCTCAACGTCCTTTTCGGCATGCGTCTGCCGCGCCGTCTGAGCGAATTTCTGGCCGTGGCCGGGGTAGCCGCAAGCGCGCTGCTGACCCTGGCCGCCTGGCCCCTGGCCGGCGGTGAAGGTACCCACTTCACACTTTTCACCTGGCTGCAGAGCGGTACCCTGCAGATTCCCTTTGAGCTCCTTTTCGACCCGCTCTCTGCCCCCATGGCGCTCATGGTCACCTCAGTTTCCACCCTCATCCACCTTTACGCCATCGGCTACATGCAGGGTGAAGAAGACTATGCCCGCTTTTTCGCCCTCCTCAACCTGTTCGTCTTCGCCATGCTCCTCATCGTGCTGGCCGATAATCTGCTGGTGCTCTTTCTGGGCTGGGAAGGGGTAGGCTTCTGTTCCTATGCTCTCATCGGCTTCTGGTATCGGCAGGAGAAAAACGCCAACGCCGGACGCAAGGCGTTTCTCGTCACCCGCGTCGGCGATGTTTTTCTCGGCATCGCCATCCTCTGGCTGTTCGACCTCTTCGGTACTCTCTCCATCAGCGCCATCAACAGCCAGGCCGCCGGGCTCGCTGCCGGCGTGCTGACCCCCTTGGTCATCCTGCTTCTACTGGGGGCCTGCGGCAAGTCGGCCCAGCTGCCCCTCATGACCTGGCTCCCCGACGCCATGGCCGGACCCACTCCCGTATCGGCCCTCATTCATGCCGCCACCATGGTCACCGCCGGCGTCTACCTGCTCTGCCGCCTCTTTCCCCTCGTCAGCCTGTCAGCCACCGGCATGGCCCTGATCAGCGCCGTCGGCGCCTTGACCGCCTTTTACGCCGCCACCTGCGCTTTGGCCCAACGAGAGATCAAAAAAGTACTGGCCTACTCCACCATGAGTCAGGTCGGCTACATGTTCCTCGGTGTCGGCTCCGGTGCCGTCGCCGGCGCCATGTTTCATCTCTTCACCCACGCTTTTTTCAAAGCCCTGCTGTTCATGGCGGCGGGCTGTGTTATTCACCTGTGCGCCCAGGAGAACGACATCTTCCGCATGGGTGGGCTGGCCAGAAAAAGCCCGCTTGTTTTCATTCTCTTTCTGGCAGGGGCACTGAGCCTGGCCGGCGCGCCTTTGAGCAGCGGCTTCTTTTCCAAGGACAGCCTCCTCGCCGCCGACTACGCCCTGCACACCCCTTTTTACACTGGACTGCTTGTCCTGGCTGTGCTGACGGCCCTGCTGACAGCCGTCTACACCTTTCGCCTGCTTTACCTCGTTTTCGCCGGAACGCCACGTTTTTCTGGTGAGCCGCACCACCTGCCACGGCTGATGACCTGGCCTTTGATTCCTCTTGCCATCGTCGCCGTCGGCGGCGGCCTGATCAACCTGCCCGAGTTCTACGGTGGCCATGCCTGGCTTTCTCACTTTCTAGGCTCTCTGGCCGGCGCCCCTGTTCACATCAGTCACACGGAGGAAGGATTCATCGCCGCTCTCGCCGCTATCCTCTTCGTGCTCGGCTGGCTGCTGAGCCGCCGGCGCTATCAGGGAGACCTCCCCGAGGAGACCGGCCCGGTCTGGCGGTTTTTATTGTCCGGCTGGCAGGCGGATACGCTCATTCGCAAGGTTTTGCTGCACCCCTTCGCCTCTCTCGCGCGTTTTTTCTGGCAGGGGACGGATAGATCCCTTATCGATGGCATCCTTCACAGTCTCGCCCGGGGCTGTCAGCTTGGCGGGGACCGACTGAGAGCCTTGACCAGTGGTCGGCTTTCCCACTACCTCGCTGCTGTCGCCTGGGGATTATTACTGTTCATGCTCTTTTTTCTGGTGCAGGTAGCCCAGAGCTAGCCTGTTGCATTAAGCCTTTTCCTGACGGTTTGCCATGGAGACCTCGTTGCCTTTACTTTCCCTGCTAGTGTGGCTGCCTTTGCTGGGAGCCCTGACCTGCCTGCTGCTGCGTCCTTATACCGGGGCCGGTCGCTGGACAGCCCTGGCTGTGACCACCGCCGTTTTCTCCCTGAACCTCTGGGCTTTCCTGGAAAGCCGCGGCCTCGACGGTTGGCTCTGGCAGGAAGACCATGCCTGGATCCCCCGCTACGGCATTCGCTACACGCTCGGTATGGACGGTCTTTCCCTGACCCTGACCCTGCTGACCGCCTTTTTGCTGGTCATCGCCGTCCTTATTTCCTGGCGCCTCGACGTCCACACGCATTTCTTCTTCTCACTGCTGCTCTTGATCGAGAGCGGCATCATGGGCGTTTTTCTCGCTCTTGATCTGGTTCTCTTCTATCTCTTCTGGGAGGTCATGCTCATCCCCATGTTCTTCCTTATTGGCGTCTGGGGGCATGAGAACCGCCTCTACGCCGCCGTCAAATTCTTTCTCTTTACCCTGGCCGGCAGCCTGCTTATGCTGCTGGCCATGATCACGCTCTACCTTGTGCATGGAGACCAGAGCGGGCATTACACCTTTGCGCTGGCATCCCTGGTGGACACCCAACTGCCACCGGCCCTTTCCTGGTGGCTCTTTGGCGCCTTTTTTGCCGCCTTTGCCGTCAAGGTGCCCCTCTTCCCCCTGCACACCTGGCTGCCCGACGCCCACACCGAAGCCCCGACGGCCGGCTCGGTCATCCTGGCCGGGGTGCTGCTCAAAACAGGGGTCTACGGGCTGCTACGCTATGGCTTTCCCCTCTTTCCCGAACCGGCCAGGGCAAGCCTGCCCGTGCTGGGCGTATTGAGCCTGATCGCCATTTTTTATGCCGCCTGGATCGCCTACACCCAGAGCGACGCCAAACGGCTGATCGCCTACTCCTCGGTAGCGCACATGGGTTTCGTGATACTTGGGATAGCGGCCTGGAACACGACGGCTCTGGAGGGGAGCCTGCTGCAGATGGTCAATCACGGCATCACCACCGGAGCGCTCTTTGCTCTTATCGGAATGATCGACGCACGCGCCCACACCCGCGAAATCTCAGAGCTGGGAGGGCTGTGGGCAAAGGCTCCTGTTCTCGGTGCCTTTTTCCTCTTCTTTGCCCTGGCCTCCCTCGGGCTGCCCGGCCTGAACAACTTTACCGGTGAAATTCTGATCCTGATCGGCACTTTTGCTGTCCATCCCCTCTGGGCCTCTCTGGGGCTGGTGGGCGTGCTCTTTGCCGCCATCTACATGCTCAGGCTCGTGCAGGGCGTACTCTGGGGACAATCTCACAGTACCCAGGACTGGGGGGATATTTCCTGGCGGGAGACGCTCATCCTGGCGCCTCTTGCCCTGCTCGTCCTCTGGCTTGGTCTTTACCCACACCCTTTTCTTGAACCCCTGCGGGAACCCGTACAGCGTCTTTTACTGGAATCCTCGTTGAGAGGTCTGGGAGGACTGCCATGACCCTGCTGGAACTGCACGCCCTCCTCCCCGTTCTGCTGCTGGCGGCCGGCGCCGTTGCCCTGTTGCTGGCCGGAGCCTGGCAAGCTCACTATGTCACCGCCATGACGTACGGCGTCCTCATCGCTCTCGGAGCAGCCGCCATCGCGCTATTTTATGAACCGGCCACCGCGTCCACGGCCTTGGGCCTCTTCACCATGGACAGCTACAGCCGGTTTTTCGCGGTCCTCTGGTCTTTGCTGGCCGCCCTCACCCTCCTCATGTCCTTTCGCTACGGGCAAAGGCACTATTTTTTGGGTGGTGAATATGCCGCCCTGATTCTCTTTGCCGCCGCCGGCATGATTCTACTGTCCAGCGCCTCCTCCTTCTTCGGCCTTTTTCTCGGCCTGGAGACCTTCACTCTCGTCTTTTACATCCTCATCGCCTTCCACAAAGGTTCGCCTTTGGGGGCAGAGGCCGGCCTCAAATACCTGATCATGGGAGGAGTGGCCACCGGCCTGCTCGCCATGGGGATCGCCCTGATCTATGCCGCCACGGGCACCTTTCATTTCGACTCAGCTTCCTTGATACCTGTCGGCGATCAGGCCCTGCGTCCCCTGCTCCTCGCCGGTTGGGCCCTGCTGCTGGGCGGACTCGGCTTCAAAACGTCCCTGGTCCCCTTTCACCTCTGGACGCCTGACGTCTACGAGGGAGCCCCATCGCCGGTAACCGCCTTGCTGGCTACGGGATCCAAGGGAGCCGTCTTCGCCGCCCTGGTTCTGCTCTTTGCCGGCAGCGATTTGACCGGATCCCCTTTGGGCAGCCTCCTATGGCTGCTGTCCGCCCTCTCCATGGCAGTCGGTACCCTCTGCGCCCTGCGGCAGCACAACCTCAAGCGCATGCTCGCTTATTCCTCGGTCGTTCACATGGGCTATCTGCTGCTGGCCCTCCTCCCCGCCGGGAGCAACGGCTCGGGGGCCATTCTTTTCTATCTGGTCGCCTACAGCGGTGCCACTCTCGGGGCTTTTGCCGTGCTTACCGTGTTCTCAACCGGCGAATCCGAGGCGGCATCCTATGATCATTTCCGTGGGGTCGGGTATCGACAGCCGCTGGCAGCCCTGGTGCTGCTGATCTGTATGCTCTCCCTGGCTGGTATCCCCCCGACGGCGGGCTTCATGGGCAAGTTTTCCATTTTTTACGCCGCCATTGAAGGAGGGTATACAGGTCTGGCCCTCATTGGTATACTCAGCTCCCTGATCTCCCTTGCTTATTATCTGCGGCCCGTCATGGTCATGTACATGGCGGGCACAGAGGATGGTATGACGGTCACCGAAACATCGTGCTCGGCCGCTGAAAAATCGGTCCTGATCCTCTGTTTGCTGGTTACATTGCTGCTGGGTGTCTATCCTGGCCCTCTTTTCGATACGATCGCCCTTATTCTGCCGTGAACCCTGAACCAGGAGAATTGCCATGGAAAACCGCATCGCACAATTTCTCAAGGCTGATACCTTCGCCGTCGCCGGCGCTTCCACAAATCGGGACAAATATGGCAACAAGGTGCTGCGCTGCTACCTGCAGAACGGCAGAAAGGCCATCCCCATCAACCCCAGAGCGACTGAAATCGAAGGAATCCCCTGCGTGTCCTCTGTGGCAGAGCTTCCCGCCGAGGCGAAGAGCCTTTCCATCATCACCCCGCCGAAAATAACCGAACAGGTGGTCACCGCCGCCATCGCCAAAGGCATCGAGAACATCTGGATGCAGCCCGGCGCCGAGAGCCCTGCCGCCATCGCCCTTTGCGAAGAAAAGGGCATCAATGTCATTGCCGATGGCAGCTGCCTGCTCGTTGTCCTTGGTTTTCGCGATGTTTGAGCTGATCCTGTGCTCCTGTGCTCTTCCATAGCGCCGTCATGAAAAGGTCCTCTTTTTTCACTCTGGCCAGCTTTTTGATTCTCATCGGCTTGGCCGCGCTGACCCTACGCCCGTCGGAACCTTCGCCACCGGTCAGCCAATTTACCGGCCTGACCATGGGGACTACCTTCACCGTCACCCTGGCCGGTGACATCGACGCAACCACACTCGATGCCATCAAGCAGGAAGCCTTTGCCGTACTGGAGGACATCAATCAAAAGATGTCTACCTATCTCCCTTCCTCCGAGGTAAGCCGTTTCAGCGACGAACAGACCACGGAGTGGATGCCTGTATCCACCGCGACGGCAGAGGTCGTTGACCTGGCTCTCCGCATCGGAGCCGAGACCGCCGGCGCCTTTGACATCACGGTTGGCCCCCTGGTAGATCTCTGGGGATTTGGTCCCGTCTCCCGGCCTGACCTGGTGCCCGCCCCATCGGACATCGACCGTCTGCTGGCAATCACAGGCTACGAGAAGGTGGAATGCCGGCTGGCGCCACCGATGCTCCGCAAAGTCGATCCCAGGCTGCGTATCGACCTCTCCGCCATTGCCAAAGGCTATGCCGCCGATCGCGTCGCCGCCCGGCTTCTCTCGCGCGGCCTGCATGATTTCATTGTCGAAGTCGGTGGGGAAGTCGTGGTCAGGGGTGCCAAAGGGCCGCAGACTCCCTGGCGCATCGGCATAGAATCACCCTTGTCCGACCGGCGAGAGATTGGCGATGTTCTGAGCCTGCGGGATATGGCCATGGCCACTTCGGGCGACTATCGCAACTACTTTGAAGATAACGGTCGGCGTTATTCGCACACGATCGATCCACGCACAGGATACCCTATCGATCATGCCCTGGCCGCTGTCACCATCCTCGACCCTTCCTGCGCACGGGCCGATGCGCTGGCCACCGCCTTTATGGTGCTCGGACCCGACCAGGCCTTTTCCTTGGCAGAGAAGGCCAACATTGCCGCCTTACTCATTGTCAAAACCCCAAGCGGCTTTGTCGAAAAACGCAGCAAGGCCTTTCAGGCGAAAGCACCTCAATCCCTATAAGGATTTTTCCTTTTACCCGTTAAAAACAAAAAGCCCCGGACTGCTACACAGTCCGGGGCTTTTTGTTTTTGAATACGAGGGGAATCAGGCTTTGCGAACCTCGACTTTGACCAGGTTCTTCCCCTGCGGCATGACCTGTTGGATGTTCAGGTCGGCGAAGTGATAGTTGGCAAAGAGCAGATCCTGAGGAATCTTGTCGGTCAGACGAGCCTTGCTCGTGGCCGACCCCAATGAGGAGACGACCTGAATCTTATCCCCATCGGCCACCTGCAGAGTGGCGGCTGTGGCCGGATTCATCTCTACCCAGCCTTCGGGAGCAATTTCGAGATTGGCCGGGCTGTGGGTGGTCAACAGGTCGAAGTGGAAGAGATTCTTGCCAACGAGGAGCTGCAGACCCTCTTCAACGTCACCCTGGGTGGCCGCGATGAATTGCAGACTCTTTTCTTCGGGAGCGAAGGGCAATTTCCGGCAAGGCTTACACAGTCCCTCTCCGGCAAAACAGAGGTCACCGTAGAGACTGGTGAGCTCTTTTGCCTCACGCAGCAACACCTCGGTATTAATCTTGTCGGTACGCCGGCTGACACGGTTGTACAGTTCGGCGAGAATAGTCCAATCTTCACGGGCTTCGCCGACGGGCTCAATAGCCTGCCCCAGGCAGCTGATACGCCCGTCCAGAGCGGTAACGCTCCCCGTCTTTTCGGCAAAAGAGGCACCCGGCAGCACCACATGCGCCAGCTTGGTCAGTTCGCTGTCCAGAATGTCCTGAACGATGAGGAAATCAAGCTTTTCCAGGGCCTTACGCCAACGAGCACTTTCCGGAAAGGAGACCAGCGGATTGGTAGCGGCCAGGTAGAGAGCACGGATGTTCCCTTTTTCGATCTGTTCCAGCATCTGCAGAGCGTTGTAGCCATCCTGTGGCAGAGCGGTACGCCAGGCGACATCGAACTTGCCACGAGCCGCGCTATAGTCCTGGAAGCCGGGCAGGAACTCAGGGCAAACGCCCATATCGAGAAGACCCTGCATATTGCCTTCTTCATGCACAGGAAAGAGACCACCGATATCGCCATGCAGGGCTCCGCACACCAGGGCCAGAGTGACAATCGCCCTGGTCTTGTCGCCAGCATTCGCTGCAGTCAGAATATCCCGGCCGAAGATGACGGACACGCTTTTGGCCTGTCCGAGATGTTCGGCGGCTTCCTCCAGGAACTGGCGGGAGACCCCCGTCTCTTTGATCGCCTTGTCGAGATCGACGGCGGCCAGTGCCTGCTTCATATCATCGAGGTTGCCCACAAAGCGGGTGAGGTAGTCCTCGTCTGCCAGGCCTTTGTCGAGAATGAGGCGGGTCAAGGCGTTAGCCAAGGCCACTTCACTTCCGGGCCGGTAGCCGAGGAAGGTGTTGGAATGACGGCGCAGCTTGACGGAGCGCATGTTGGCCACCACCAGGGGCGCATCGTTTTTACGGCAGGCTTTTTCGATCTGCCAATCGACGGCGGGAGCCTCGGCGGTCACGTCAGCTCCAAAAACCAGTACCGCCCTCGACGATCCAATCTTACCGAGGGCATTGCTGCTGCCGGCGTAACCGAGCGTTTCCCGAAGGGCCTTATAGGCCTCCAGCACACCGAAACGGGCGCCGGAATCGATATTGTTGGAACCGATGGCCACGCGGAAGAGCTTCTGGAACAGGTAATTCTCTTCATTGGTCAGGCGGCCGGAGCTCAGGCCGGCAATAGCGGCGGGCCCGGACTCCTTACGGATCTGCTGGATTTTGTCGGCGACCGCACCGAAGGCTTCGTCCCAGGAGACGTGAACGGTGGACTGTTCGTCCTTCAGACTGGGGCGCTGCAGCCGCTCGGGAGAGTGAATGAAGGCATGGCCGAAGAAACCGCCGACACACAGGTTGCCATTGTTGACAGTCCCTTCGTCTTCGGAAGTCAGGCGGTAAACCTGGCCGTTTTTGACATTGATATCCACCTGGCAGTGACTGCCGCAGGTCGTGCAGACGCTGGCCTTCCTGGTCATTTCCCAGGGTCGGGACTTAAATTTGAAGGGTTTTGAGATCATGGTGCCGGTAGGACACACGGCGACACAGTTGCCGCAGAACTCACAAAGATCGAGGTCTTTGTCGATAAAGGTTCTGTCCCCCTTGTCATTGACGAAAAGGGCGCCGGAACCGATAGTTTCGTGACAGACCTTGACGCATTTTTCGCAGAGCACACAGCGGTTGGGAACCTGCTGAATCAGGGGCCAGCCGTTGATAGCCTCATGATTGACGTCCTCGGCCGTAAAGGGTTGGGTCGTGACCTCGAGATCAAAGCAGATATTCTGCAGATCGCACTCACCGGCGGCATCGCAGACCGGACAATCCAGGGGATGGTTGACCAGCAGCAGCTGTACAATTTCCTTCCGGATCTTTTTGAGACGTTCGGACTGGGTGGTGACTTCCATCCCATCAACGACCCGGGTATTGCAGGCCGTCATCAGCTTGTCTACACCCTTGATCTCGACCACACAGACCCGGCAGGCGCCCGTGGGAGACACTTTCTTCAGAAAACAGAGGGTTGGAATCTTGATGCCGACTTTTTCGGCAGCCGCCAGAATGGTGGCCCCTTTTTCTATCTGGACATCTTTTCCGTCGATCTTGAGATTGACCATGGACTCATCACCTTTGGTTTATCTGGGCAGCCCCTTCTCCGATCCCTGGCAGCGCGAAAGCCCAGGGTACGTTTTTCAGGGCAATGACTAGTTGACCGCAACCATCCCAACGCGATAGCAACGCAGACAGCGTTCCGCCTCGGCAACCGCCTGGCTCTCGGGCATGGCCAATTCGATTTCGTCGTAGTTCGTGGCCCGTTCCGCGCCATTCACCTTGGGCTGGTGCTCACGATGAAGGCCACCGAGAATACCCACATTTTCCTTGTCGTTGAAGACGCCGAACTGGTTGACCAGATCTTCCATGGCGTCCTCGTCATCAAGATAGGCCTTCCCTTCGGTAAGATAGCGGTGCATGGCCCGGGCCGCCCGGCGGCCGTGACCCACGGCAACAACCACGGTCATGGCTCCGTATTCGCAGTCGCCGCCGGCAAAGATCCCTTCGCAGTCGGTCATCATGGTGCCGCCCTTGGTGACAATGCTCTTCCAACGGGTCTGCTTGATGCCGAAGTCATCTTCACCGAGATAATCGAGATCGGGATCCTGTCCGATAGCGGGGATAACCAGTTCACAGGGAATAACATATTCGCTGCCGGGAACAGGCTGCGGACTGCGACGGCCGGATTCATCCGGTTCGCCCAGTTCCATTTTAATGACCTCGACGCCGACCACACGGTTATCCTCGGTGACCAGGCGGGTGGGATTGCGAAGAAACTCGAACTTGACGTTTTCTTCCTCGGCGTCATCGACCTCGTAGGGCTCGGCCGGCATTTCCTTGCGGGTACGCCGGTAGACCAGGATCGATTCCTCGGCTCCTTCACGCAGCGCCACACGAACACAGTCAATGGCGGTGTTACCACCGCCGACAACCACGATGCGTTTGGGCGTTTCAATGGGCTGACCCAGCGCCACGGCCCGCAGATAGTGAATGCCACCGGGGGAGAATCCGTCGTAGCCTTTATCCTCGCCTTCAACACCCATGGGCTTTGATTTAAAGGCGCCTGTACCAAGGAAAACAGCGTCGTACTGTTCTTTTAGCTGGCTCAGCGACACATCGCGCCCCAGTTTGACACCGTACTCGATCTCAACGCCGAGGGAAGCCACGATGTCGGC
Protein-coding regions in this window:
- a CDS encoding NADH-quinone oxidoreductase subunit J — translated: MATALFYILALTALAATGMCITRRNPVHAVLYLVNAFFALALLFYLLGAPLVAAWEVIIYTGAIMVLFLFIIMMLELAPDQPVQGAGWRRWGPVVLLSGVLLSCTLLLLGLDSSGADGLPHFYASPRTFGYALFKEYPLAVEIVSFQLLFAAVGAYYVGRVDSRKQRPETEREDA
- the nuoK gene encoding NADH-quinone oxidoreductase subunit NuoK, with amino-acid sequence MIVPLSHVLGFAAALFLMGLACTLARRNLIMILIGIEIMLNAAGLAFIGAAAFWRQVDGQIFVIFLMAMTSAEVAISLAMVVYLRRQKTSLEADAYDGMKG
- the nuoG gene encoding NADH-quinone oxidoreductase subunit NuoG; the encoded protein is MPTLTIDNLTITVPEGTNVLQAAEQLGIVIPHFCYHAALGAVGACRLCAMTFVDGPVKGVQMSCMVEAKDGMVVSTSDAQAQEQRAHVIEWLMMNHPHDCPVCDEGGQCQLQDMTIAGGHGLRRYGGRKRTFRTQDLGPFVIQEMNRCIQCYRCVRTYQDYCGGTDFGVMGSRQRLFFGRFQDGCLESPFSGNLVDVCPTGTFTDKTFRYRSRVWDLEEAASICPHCSLGCATIPGARYGELQRVRAGVNPHTNGYFICDRGRFGYGHANHPERRRRPRLGGAEVSWEKALAALEDRLATIRRIHGPDSILFVGSARASLEANALFGQWAGRQGERRLVYEVHPQRDRAARHTAALLGDHARSLADIRQADFVLTLGCDPIGEGPLLALAIRQAVRAGGLAASIDPRPVDLCCPAAHLPMPPQRLLEVLAALRTRDFSRFARQEASFLEGIASRLERAQRPVIAAGADLLGGDGVRALFRTLAAFSPTDRSCGAFVLLGGPNSYGGALLSQGEDTFDHHLNAMLNGSVRAMVCLETDPFSEYPDPARAGAALSRLEYLAVFDSLPTVASRHADLLLPTTVTAEGEGIFVNNEGRPQAFQPVFSAGLSLRETGQGKHPPREFTEPGADEQPRQAWAILADLLGLKDSLTALRHHLATQNPLFAALAERPGERLSAPAAAVAESTAQPLECVPEKALTLIPVESLFGSELLASLSTPLQLRDTDPYVLLHTEDARERGLREGDRVRLSSSLGHFSLTLRLSSRMARGVALVPRRRGSGIELLVPGGPRQYGWLETEPGGPP
- the nuoI gene encoding NADH-quinone oxidoreductase subunit NuoI translates to MSLWRDIQGTLQPFWVTLRNMMRKPVTRQYPEEKTVPSFRYRGRLVLTRDPQGEERCVACHMCSAACPVDCISMQAAEAEDGRRYAAWFRINFARCIFCGLCTEACPTLAIQMTTDYEFAKRDPLHFVYEKDDLLIHDGGKDLHYDFYRHAGIGVANPRGKNADEYGPVDPRSLLP
- the nuoH gene encoding NADH-quinone oxidoreductase subunit NuoH; the protein is MMDMLLTLALILVKLLLIFGVVLTLAAYLVLAERKILGRLQLRHGPNRVGPFGLLQPLADVIKLLTKEDTIPAGADRPIFLLAPGLTAITALLAFAVVPFSPPITLFGRTVPMVVCDLNIGVLYFLGLSSLAVYGVALGGWASNSKYALLGSIRGLAQLISYELSMGLAIVPVVLATRSFSLTDIVMAQANIPFALVHPLAFLIFFISMLAESKRVPFDLPEAEAELVAGFHTEYSGMRFGLFFVGEYINLIILSAMITVLFLGGWHGPLLPPLVWFVGKVLFICFIFIWIRGSLPRLRYDQLMHFGWKVLVPLALLNVLVTGAVLLWLGV